The following are encoded together in the Cyanobacterium aponinum PCC 10605 genome:
- the kdpC gene encoding K(+)-transporting ATPase subunit C — MLSVNDFSKAIRATLILWLITAIIYPLFILIFGQIFLPYQANGSLIKDNQNNIIGSSLIGQSFQSDRYFWSRPSVINYSTGEDGGETGVSGASNLAPSNPDLVKNIEAEITKLKQVGITPTADLVYTSGSGLDPHISIQSAQNQIERIAIARNLDPNQLRELIKSHTEGRFLGIFGEPRINTLKLNIELDEFSKEIGY, encoded by the coding sequence ATGCTTTCTGTCAACGATTTTTCTAAAGCTATTCGAGCCACCCTTATTTTATGGCTAATTACTGCGATAATTTATCCTTTATTTATCCTAATTTTTGGACAAATATTTTTACCATATCAAGCTAATGGTAGTCTCATTAAAGACAATCAAAATAATATTATTGGTTCTAGTTTAATTGGTCAGTCTTTTCAGAGCGATCGCTATTTTTGGAGTCGTCCCAGTGTGATTAACTATAGTACTGGTGAGGATGGGGGCGAAACTGGTGTATCTGGTGCAAGTAATTTAGCGCCTAGTAACCCTGATTTAGTCAAAAATATTGAAGCAGAAATCACCAAACTCAAACAAGTTGGCATTACTCCCACTGCTGACTTAGTTTATACTTCAGGTTCGGGTTTAGACCCTCATATTAGTATCCAATCTGCTCAAAATCAAATCGAAAGAATTGCGATCGCACGTAATCTTGATCCCAATCAACTACGAGAATTAATAAAAAGTCATACTGAAGGAAGATTCTTAGGCATTTTTGGTGAACCGAGAATAAATACACTTAAACTTAATATTGAACTCGATGAATTTTCAAAAGAAATTGGTTATTAA
- the kdpF gene encoding K(+)-transporting ATPase subunit F: MKIRFFSDKLSVYLFSILVVNILISPLVYASTNQVFSRGQSYALGLLGLVTMSLFIYLFVVIFQPEKF; encoded by the coding sequence ATGAAAATTAGATTTTTTTCTGATAAGTTATCTGTTTATTTGTTTTCGATTTTAGTGGTTAATATTTTGATTTCACCTCTAGTTTATGCTAGTACAAATCAGGTTTTTTCTAGGGGACAATCCTATGCTTTAGGACTATTAGGATTGGTGACAATGAGTTTATTTATTTACCTTTTTGTCGTTATCTTTCAACCCGAAAAATTTTAA
- the kdpB gene encoding potassium-transporting ATPase subunit KdpB, with product MNKPPRSQRKHTPKAKNQGLYTRAIKQSFIKLNPKIAIKNPVIFLVWIGTIITLLVTINPSLFGNFNDSNERLFNGLITLILFSTVLFANFAEAVAEGRGKAQADALRATKSDTIARLILPNGLIKEVNSTSLKRDDQIKVIAGDIIPADGEVIGGMASVDESAITGESAPVLKQPGTDIASSVTGGTRIISDELVIRVTADPGKGFIDRMISLVEGAQRSKTPNEIALTVLLAVLTQVFLIVIATMPPIANYVDNPVSIAVLISLLVALIPTTIGGLLSAIGIAGMDRVSQFNVIATSGRAVEACGDINTLVLDKTGTITLGNRLAEEFIPVNGHTLAEVANIALISSLFDETPEGRSIVDLAQQLGSQADFDINTATGIEFSARTRMSGTDLDTGIEIRKGAVDAIKGFVRSRGGNVSNDLDRTYEKVSRLGGTPLAVCQGDDIYGVIYLKDIIKPGIRERFDQMRRMGIRTIMLTGDNQITASVIAQEAGVDDFIAEATPEDKIEVIRREQAEGKLVAMTGDGTNDAPALAQANVGVAMNSGTQAAKEAANMVDLDSDPTKLIDIVTIGKQLLITRGALTTFSIANDVAKYFAIIPAIFASTGIGALNIMDLSSTQSAILSALIYNALIIPALIPIALKGVKFRALTADQLLQRNILIYGLGGVIAPFIAIKVIDMMVSAAGLA from the coding sequence ATGAATAAACCACCACGATCGCAACGAAAACATACACCCAAAGCCAAAAATCAAGGGCTTTATACCAGAGCAATTAAACAATCTTTTATCAAATTAAATCCTAAAATTGCCATCAAAAATCCCGTCATATTTCTTGTCTGGATTGGCACAATTATCACCCTTTTAGTAACAATAAATCCTAGTCTTTTTGGTAATTTTAATGACTCTAATGAAAGACTTTTTAACGGTTTAATAACTCTTATTTTATTCTCAACTGTTTTATTTGCTAATTTTGCAGAAGCAGTGGCAGAAGGTAGGGGTAAAGCTCAAGCGGATGCTCTCCGTGCTACTAAAAGCGATACGATCGCTCGTCTAATTCTTCCTAATGGCTTAATTAAAGAGGTTAATTCTACCAGTTTAAAACGAGATGACCAAATAAAGGTCATTGCGGGGGATATAATTCCTGCCGATGGTGAGGTTATTGGTGGTATGGCTTCGGTGGACGAATCCGCTATTACAGGGGAATCTGCTCCTGTTTTAAAGCAACCGGGTACGGATATTGCCAGTTCGGTGACTGGTGGTACTCGTATTATCTCTGATGAGCTAGTTATCAGGGTTACGGCTGATCCGGGTAAGGGTTTTATCGATCGCATGATTAGTTTGGTAGAGGGGGCGCAAAGAAGCAAAACCCCTAATGAAATTGCTTTAACGGTGCTTTTAGCGGTTTTAACTCAGGTTTTCTTAATCGTTATCGCTACTATGCCTCCCATTGCCAATTATGTAGATAATCCTGTTAGTATCGCCGTGTTAATTTCTCTCTTAGTTGCCCTTATTCCTACTACTATCGGCGGTTTACTTAGTGCGATCGGCATTGCAGGGATGGATCGAGTTTCTCAATTCAATGTCATTGCTACTTCTGGCAGAGCCGTGGAAGCCTGTGGGGATATTAATACTCTAGTATTAGACAAAACAGGTACTATTACATTAGGTAATCGCTTAGCAGAGGAGTTTATCCCTGTAAATGGTCATACTTTGGCAGAAGTGGCGAATATTGCCTTGATTTCCAGTCTTTTTGACGAAACCCCCGAAGGAAGATCGATAGTTGATTTAGCTCAACAATTAGGCTCTCAAGCTGATTTTGATATTAATACGGCTACAGGGATTGAATTTTCTGCTCGTACTCGTATGAGTGGTACAGATTTAGACACTGGTATCGAAATTCGGAAAGGTGCAGTGGATGCCATCAAAGGTTTTGTGCGTTCCAGAGGTGGGAATGTTTCCAATGATCTCGATCGCACCTACGAAAAAGTATCTCGTTTAGGAGGCACTCCTTTAGCGGTCTGTCAGGGTGATGATATTTATGGGGTAATTTACCTTAAAGATATTATTAAACCCGGTATCCGAGAACGTTTTGATCAAATGCGTCGTATGGGTATTCGTACTATTATGTTAACAGGGGATAATCAAATTACTGCGTCTGTCATTGCCCAAGAAGCAGGAGTGGATGACTTTATCGCTGAAGCTACCCCCGAAGACAAAATCGAAGTAATCCGCCGTGAACAAGCAGAAGGTAAACTGGTAGCTATGACGGGAGATGGTACAAATGACGCTCCGGCACTTGCTCAAGCTAATGTGGGTGTTGCCATGAATTCTGGTACACAAGCCGCCAAAGAAGCTGCTAACATGGTGGACTTAGATTCTGACCCCACTAAGTTAATTGATATTGTTACTATCGGTAAACAGTTACTTATCACTCGTGGTGCGTTAACTACATTTTCGATCGCCAATGACGTTGCCAAGTACTTTGCCATTATTCCTGCAATTTTTGCTAGTACGGGGATTGGGGCATTAAACATTATGGATTTAAGTAGTACTCAATCGGCCATTTTATCGGCTTTAATTTACAATGCTTTGATTATTCCAGCGTTAATTCCCATTGCACTCAAGGGAGTTAAATTTCGAGCTTTGACTGCTGATCAATTATTGCAACGAAATATCTTAATTTATGGTTTAGGCGGGGTAATTGCTCCTTTTATTGCCATTAAAGTTATTGACATGATGGTTAGTGCGGCTGGTTTGGCTTAA
- a CDS encoding DUF2283 domain-containing protein: MAEVRQVKVFYDSMGDSLVVWFDNPENEYEVEETGNEVILMKDKNGKVIGFEKLNFFSQNKSLPIAFETLAI, from the coding sequence ATGGCAGAAGTAAGACAAGTAAAAGTTTTTTATGACTCTATGGGAGATAGTTTAGTTGTCTGGTTTGACAATCCTGAAAATGAGTACGAGGTAGAAGAAACTGGTAATGAAGTCATTTTAATGAAGGATAAAAATGGGAAAGTTATCGGTTTTGAAAAGTTAAATTTTTTCTCACAAAATAAATCTTTACCTATAGCTTTTGAAACTTTAGCTATTTAA